The following proteins come from a genomic window of Scomber japonicus isolate fScoJap1 chromosome 4, fScoJap1.pri, whole genome shotgun sequence:
- the LOC128357925 gene encoding polyhomeotic-like protein 2 has protein sequence MTSGNGNTDSSKQNGENKPAQALVGSHVLTHLIEGFVIQEGAEPFPVERPSFSIESLRRHTDSKMDGLSPKELKAQQEPMLTCELCGRVDFAYIFKRSKRFCSTVCAKRYNVGCTKRMGLFPNRKTTLENMKKQRALNRNHKNSHLESKRKTPAAVALFSGHSVHPAQGGSSQCSDLSSYKRPPSPLLAVQRVPVVHGSELPDSFLPSDPGQWNVEDVYVFICSLPGCLEIAEEFRSQEIDGQALLLLKEDHLMGTMNIKLGPALKIFAQISMLKDS, from the exons ATGACCTCTGGGAATGGGAACACTGACAGCAGCAAACAGAATGGAGAGAACAAACCAGCCCAGGCCTTAGTCGGGTCCCACGTCCTCACCCATCTAATAGAGGGCTTTGTTATCCAGGAGGGTGCTGAGCCTTTCCCT GTGGAACGTCCATCTTTCTCTATTGAGAGCCTCAGGAGACACACTGACTCAAAGATGGACGGTCTCTCACCAAAGG AGTTAAAGGCCCAGCAGGAGCCCATGCTGACCTGTGAACTATGTGGCAGAGTGGACTTTGCCTACATCTTCAAAAGATCAAAGAGGTTCTGTTCTACAGTGTGTGCCAAACG CTACAATGTGGGATGCACTAAGAGAATGGGTCTCTTCCCAAACCGCAAAACCACCTTAGAGAACATGAAGAAACAAAGAGCACTGAACAGAAACCACAAAAACTCTCATTTAGAGTCTAAAAGGAAG ACGCCTGCTGCTGTTGCTCTGTTCTCTGGTCACTCAGTCCATCCTGCACAAGGAGGGTCCAGTCAGTGTTCAGACCTGTCCAGCTATAAGAGACCCCCATCCCCTCTGTTGGCTGTGCAGAGGGTACCTGTGGTTCATGGCTCTGAGCTGCCTGACAGCTTCCTGCCCAGTGACCCGGGCCAGTGGAACGTGGAGGACGTCTACGTGTTCATCTGCTCTCTGCCAG gttgTCTGGAGATCGCTGAGGAGTTCCGCTCTCAGGAGATTGATGGAcaggctctgctgctgctgaaggagGATCATCTCATGGGAACCATGAACATCAAGCTCGGCCCTGCACTCAAGATCTTTGCCCAGATTAGCATGCTTAAAGACTCGTAG